The Gigantopelta aegis isolate Gae_Host chromosome 3, Gae_host_genome, whole genome shotgun sequence genome segment cactacaccatcggTGCTGATGATTTTTGTTTCTCCTGTTTATTCTCAAACCAATGCCAGTGTCACTGTCACTGGGCTTCAACCTTCTCCATGTGTTAAAGCCTAATGGTTTCATTAATACTTATATATTTGTAAGCTGGTTTTGAAAATGGCATTAAGGTGTgctatgttttaatgtttcacttttattacgTGATTAACTTAAAGATCAATTGTTGAAACACTTGTTATTGTTAAACTTTGTTACCTCGACATCTGTAATCTCGGATGTCTCGGATATCTGGAGGTTGAGACATTGTTATATGGAATAATTTCCACCAACACCTATTATTTATATCTCGAACCACGGATATCAAGAATGTGTTATGGTACCTTCAACATCGAGATAACAAAGTTTAATAAGATATGACTAGATGATTTTTCTAGATGATTTTTCTACACAACTTACCTGCAAATTCTCTCCCAAGTTCTTCCTTCATCTGTTCAACGATTTCCGAATCGTAGTCAAACTTGAAATAATCCTGGGTAAAGTTATGCAAGCCTTTGCGGGCCCTCATGCCATAGTGGATCCCGTCGGTGGCCACGTGGCAGAATCGTTCGACCACATAGCTCTGTCCATCCGGGTGATACACAATGTTCACTTTCGACCATCCAAAGTGGTTCAGCATAGAAACAAGAAAATCCACGAGGGAATCGAAGTTCGCCCCCATCCTTGTAAGTAGTGGGAACATGTTCTTCTTTCTGATGGCAAAATCCCTTGCCATGGCGCCCGGCGTCACCATAGGTAGATTCCAGTAGCGAGTCTGGCGGGCAATTGGGGCCGCCGCGTAGTCGCAACACGGGCCGAACAACACGTCAGCTTCCTTCTTGACGTAGTAGTTGATGGCCTCGTTCATGGCATCGGCTATAGAGCACTGCGAATCCCGGTACTTGACGTTGATGATGCTGTAAGGTAGTATTCCGTCTTTGGCAGTCACCTTGTCTATCGCAATGGCGATGGCTGGAGACACCCTTTTGATGGAGAACAAGCGGCGCTCGTCTGCTGGTACGAGGGTCGCAATAGAGATGGGACGATGAGGTGGGTAACCAGTAGATCCACACAAGAAGTTAAGAAGAAGAATACACAACAGCCAAGAAATcattttttgtttctctttccGAATCGTAATTTCATTCACTTAGTCATGATGGGAAAACGACAACTATCATTATGGGGAAAACAACAGACGGTTGTCATTGTATGGAGTCTGAGACAGTTACAATAGGTTCCAGTGATGTATTCCTATATGGTTTGGGGTTTGTTGTGCAATAGATCATACTAGAATGTGGTGATGATGACCGACCACAGTATTGATTCAACATTAATGGATATGATTTCAATGGTCATCCGGTTGCAAGTGTACTGACTTCACCAAGGCTGTGTCACGAAACACAGAATTCGATACCGACTTTTGCAAGGTAGCAAACAACTGAgtcacaaatgcatgtatacaACAAAGAAAGCCTAAGAATAACTTCCTGGGAATCACTTAACAACGCCGCATCCAGAAAGCCATTTTGGAGAAAGCTTTTAGTGAAACTCGAACAAACCACACAACAGattctttttttaacatcacagacgaTTTATCATGgaaatttttgttatttttgctctgcTCATATgcgggtgttatgcaaataaattattcttattcttattctttttgTCTCCAAAAACCGGAATAGTCTTCACACTTTAGTAGGCCTATGCCTCGACAGAGGGTCGTAAGTATTCAAAGAATACACAGTGACGGTAGTCCACCATTTCTTCTCTTAACATGGCTGGTCTGTAGT includes the following:
- the LOC121368859 gene encoding atrial natriuretic peptide receptor 3-like gives rise to the protein MISWLLCILLLNFLCGSTGYPPHRPISIATLVPADERRLFSIKRVSPAIAIAIDKVTAKDGILPYSIINVKYRDSQCSIADAMNEAINYYVKKEADVLFGPCCDYAAAPIARQTRYWNLPMVTPGAMARDFAIRKKNMFPLLTRMGANFDSLVDFLVSMLNHFGWSKVNIVYHPDGQSYVVERFCHVATDGIHYGMRARKGLHNFTQDYFKFDYDSEIVEQMKEELGREFAGVREQFCDESMPKITNTHILHLT